From the genome of Sphingomonas sp. HMP6, one region includes:
- a CDS encoding sarcosine oxidase subunit gamma family protein — translation MIDAPVAFTMAPAGDVIALDLWDAAPPETASGMRMLQVEPRRWWLIGASAQGGALAALVGHTGALTPIGGGLTRSVLTGAGWRQLLTISGCFDVEDPRFGVGRIAATTLHHVPVWIAPTGDETCEVYLANSYAATLNDLWSRCVTGQGGPS, via the coding sequence GTGATTGATGCACCCGTTGCCTTCACCATGGCACCCGCCGGCGACGTGATCGCGCTCGACCTTTGGGACGCGGCCCCGCCCGAGACGGCGTCGGGCATGCGGATGCTGCAGGTCGAGCCGCGCCGGTGGTGGCTGATCGGTGCAAGCGCGCAAGGCGGTGCCCTTGCCGCGCTGGTCGGCCATACCGGCGCATTGACGCCAATCGGCGGCGGATTGACCCGGTCTGTCCTCACCGGTGCGGGCTGGCGCCAACTCCTCACGATCAGCGGCTGCTTCGATGTCGAGGATCCGCGCTTCGGCGTGGGCAGGATCGCTGCCACGACGCTCCACCACGTACCGGTGTGGATCGCGCCGACGGGTGACGAGACATGCGAGGTGTATCTTGCCAACAGCTACGCGGCTACGCTGAACGATCTGTGGTCGCGCTGCGTGACCGGCCAAGGGGGGCCTTCATGA
- a CDS encoding 2Fe-2S iron-sulfur cluster-binding protein has product MSGPSRIPGNAEPTLRFRFDGVEYRARAGDTLAAALLANGVGRVARSFKYHRPRGVMAAGVEEPNALVTVGEGGRTEPNTRATDLYVYDGLIAVSQNRWPNLGFDLGAINGLAAPFLAAGFYYKTFFGPPSRWMLYEKFIRRAAGMGKAPTEADPDTYEHRAAFCDVLVVGGGMAGIAAARDAHAAGERVWLVEQHDRLCGVAEGVRVLTRTTASGLWDHGFATLVERLVEPGQTPAPGQPAQRLWHVRAKRIVLATGAIERPLTFAGNDRPGVMLSQAVRRYIDRFRVLPGKRVVIATNNDDAYATADAVAAAGGEVVAILDSRASGRATRFPVFTDAVPLSTKGRTHHLASVEARIGGTARRFEADLLAVSGGFTPVVHLHSQAGGKLDWREDLQAFVPGASAQAVSSVGAAAGDIPAVTATAADLPDPKHSFIDFQNDVTAADIDLAWAEGYRSVEHLKRYTTLGMATDQGKTSNMAALARLASVAGVTIPQAGLTTFRPPFTPLTLGTLAGGDAGGHAAPARRLALYDRHQRLNPLWQPLGLWHRPRAYPIGDETLHAAALREARAVRTAAGIVDVSTLAKFAVTGPDAAAFLEIVCATGVAKLAVGRGRYTFMLREDGMVMDDGTVWRIAETRYLLTSSTGGADRMEAHLSYAHRILAPHLKVSVVAQQEHFAGIALAGPLSRDILAALTGIDPPAHMGVAQAAIAGVAVLILAASYSGERAFEIYAEGHLAGPVWDALEAATRAAGGYPYGLEALEFLRIEKGHIVVGAEADGRTTPHDLSLERMLRKAGGYIGASGLTRPALAAEDRAQLIGLTSDTPIPEGAMLIAADGAPVDGHVTSAAARVTGSGAIALGLLAGGRARSGAVLLASSPTRGKSARVTVTVPIFYDLEGARYRD; this is encoded by the coding sequence ATGAGCGGCCCGTCACGCATTCCCGGTAATGCCGAGCCAACGCTGCGTTTCCGCTTCGACGGCGTGGAGTACCGCGCGCGCGCCGGCGATACACTCGCCGCGGCGTTGCTGGCGAACGGCGTGGGCCGGGTCGCGCGCAGTTTCAAATATCATCGCCCGCGCGGCGTGATGGCGGCAGGCGTCGAGGAACCCAATGCGCTCGTCACCGTGGGCGAAGGTGGGCGGACCGAGCCGAACACCCGCGCCACCGACCTGTATGTCTATGACGGCCTGATCGCGGTCAGCCAGAATCGCTGGCCAAACCTCGGCTTCGATCTGGGCGCGATCAACGGCCTTGCGGCACCGTTCCTGGCGGCAGGTTTCTATTACAAGACCTTCTTCGGCCCGCCATCGCGCTGGATGCTCTACGAAAAATTCATCCGTCGCGCAGCGGGCATGGGCAAGGCACCGACCGAAGCCGACCCGGACACCTATGAGCACCGCGCCGCCTTTTGCGATGTGCTGGTGGTCGGTGGCGGCATGGCGGGCATCGCCGCCGCGCGCGACGCGCACGCGGCGGGAGAGCGCGTGTGGTTGGTCGAACAACACGACAGGCTGTGCGGCGTGGCCGAGGGCGTGCGCGTGCTCACCCGCACGACGGCGTCCGGCCTGTGGGACCACGGCTTTGCGACACTGGTCGAACGGCTGGTCGAACCCGGACAAACCCCCGCCCCCGGCCAGCCCGCCCAACGCCTGTGGCACGTCCGCGCGAAGCGCATCGTGCTGGCGACCGGCGCGATCGAGCGGCCGCTGACCTTTGCCGGGAACGATCGCCCCGGCGTCATGCTGTCGCAGGCGGTGCGCCGCTATATCGATCGCTTCCGGGTCCTGCCGGGCAAGCGCGTCGTCATCGCCACCAACAATGACGATGCCTATGCCACCGCCGACGCAGTCGCGGCGGCGGGCGGCGAAGTCGTCGCGATCCTCGATTCCCGCGCATCGGGCCGTGCCACGCGTTTCCCGGTCTTCACCGATGCCGTGCCGCTTTCGACCAAGGGTCGCACGCACCACCTCGCTTCGGTCGAGGCGCGGATCGGCGGGACAGCGCGCCGCTTCGAGGCCGATCTGCTCGCGGTGTCGGGTGGCTTCACGCCCGTCGTCCATCTCCACAGCCAGGCCGGCGGAAAGCTTGACTGGCGCGAGGATCTGCAAGCCTTCGTGCCGGGTGCTTCCGCGCAAGCGGTGAGCAGCGTCGGCGCGGCGGCGGGGGATATCCCGGCTGTCACGGCGACCGCCGCCGACCTGCCCGACCCGAAGCACAGCTTCATCGACTTCCAGAACGACGTCACCGCCGCTGACATCGATCTCGCCTGGGCGGAGGGGTATCGCTCGGTCGAACATCTCAAACGGTACACCACGCTCGGCATGGCGACCGATCAGGGCAAGACGAGCAATATGGCGGCGCTCGCCCGGCTCGCCAGCGTTGCCGGGGTAACGATCCCGCAGGCCGGCCTGACGACCTTCCGTCCGCCTTTCACGCCGCTGACGCTCGGCACGCTGGCCGGGGGAGATGCAGGGGGCCATGCCGCACCCGCCCGCCGCCTCGCGCTCTACGACCGGCACCAAAGGCTGAACCCGCTATGGCAGCCGCTCGGACTGTGGCATCGCCCGCGCGCTTATCCGATCGGGGACGAGACGCTGCACGCCGCGGCGTTGCGCGAGGCGCGTGCGGTGCGCACCGCCGCCGGGATCGTCGATGTCTCGACGCTCGCGAAGTTCGCGGTCACCGGTCCCGATGCCGCCGCCTTCCTCGAAATCGTCTGTGCGACCGGCGTGGCGAAGCTGGCGGTCGGGCGGGGCCGCTATACGTTCATGCTGCGCGAAGACGGCATGGTGATGGATGACGGCACCGTCTGGCGCATTGCCGAGACGCGCTATCTATTGACCAGCTCGACCGGCGGCGCGGACCGGATGGAAGCGCATCTGAGTTACGCACACCGAATCCTCGCGCCGCATCTGAAGGTATCGGTGGTCGCGCAGCAGGAACATTTCGCCGGCATCGCGCTCGCCGGGCCGCTGTCGCGCGACATCCTCGCCGCGCTGACCGGCATCGATCCACCCGCGCACATGGGCGTCGCGCAGGCGGCGATTGCGGGGGTAGCCGTCCTGATCCTCGCGGCGAGCTATAGCGGCGAACGCGCGTTCGAAATCTATGCCGAGGGCCATTTGGCCGGTCCGGTGTGGGATGCACTGGAAGCCGCCACGCGGGCGGCCGGCGGCTATCCGTATGGGCTGGAGGCGTTGGAATTCCTGCGCATCGAAAAGGGCCATATCGTGGTGGGTGCCGAGGCCGATGGCCGCACCACGCCGCACGATTTGTCGCTCGAACGGATGCTGCGCAAGGCAGGCGGATACATCGGCGCGAGCGGCCTGACCCGCCCCGCGCTTGCCGCCGAGGATCGGGCACAGTTGATCGGCCTGACCAGCGACACCCCGATCCCAGAGGGCGCGATGCTGATCGCGGCCGACGGCGCACCGGTCGACGGCCATGTCACCTCCGCCGCAGCGCGGGTAACCGGGAGTGGAGCAATCGCGCTGGGCTTGCTCGCGGGCGGACGGGCGCGGTCGGGCGCGGTGCTGCTCGCATCCTCCCCGACGCGCGGCAAGTCGGCCCGCGTGACGGTTACGGTACCGATCTTTTACGATTTGGAAGGCGCGCGCTACCGTGATTGA